The Gemmatimonadota bacterium DNA window AAAACAATACCTGGACTACGCCGCGGATGTGCGTCCCATTCTGACGCGATTTATGAAGCGCCTATCAAAAACAATCGCATTTCGGCACCTCGAATTGAATCTGGAACTGGGAACGGACGACCCCGCTTTCACCGGGCGTCTATTTGGATATGTAGAAGCGTTCAAGCGCATCTTTGGCAAACGCATCCGCATCTCAATCACCCCTAACTTTATCCAGCCGCGCTTTGCCGGATCGGGATCCCTGCGGCTCTCCGTTTATCTTCACCGTTTGATATTCGCCGCACTCGCCCTTGCTGTACGCGGCGGACTCTGGCGCGCAAAAATCTGGTGGACAGAACGCAAAATCAGGCGCAAAGCAGGGACGGCACAGGGACCGTCCCCTACGATGATATTGTGAAACCAATTTGTAGGGGCGACTTCCCTGTGGTCGCTCGCTGACTGCTAATTGCTAATTATCGCGACTTTATTTATCGGAGGGAACATGGCTATCGAAGACATGGTGCGAACAATGTTAAACGAACTGCGTGAAATCGTAAAAACCGAAACCGTAGTAGGCGACCCTGTTGTCGTGGGCGAAGTCACCATCATACCCGTATCCAAAATATCCTTTGGATTTGGTGCAGGCGGTGGACAGGGCAAAAAAGACGACGGCAGCAGTGGCACGGGTGGAGGCGGCTCTGTGCAACCCGTGGCATTCATCGTCATACAAAAAGGCAAAGCACAACTTCTCCCCATAGAAGACAAAAGCATGTCCATCGCCGACCTGCTCAAATACGCGCCCGATTTAATTGAAAAAATTAAAGCGTTTAAGGACAAGCGAAAAAAACAGAAAGACGACGAGGAAGGCGACAGCGAAGAACAAAAATAAACCACTATGCTCTCAAACTTAAACCAGCCCTTGCGAACACTGCCGGGCATTGGACCAAAACGCGAAAAAGTATTGGAAAACGCCGGCATCGCCACCGTGGGCGATCTGTTATTGTATTTGCCCTATCGGTACATAGATCGATCCACCGAAGTCGGAATCGCACACCTGCCCCTGGAGCGAGAAGTCACCGCAGTTGGCGAAATCGTAAGCATGCAGACAATCCCCGGCAAGCGTCGGCGATTCGTCATGACAGTCGAAGACCAGACCGGATCGGTCGCCTGTACGTGGTTCGGAGGCATTCAATACCTCAAAAATGCATACCGCGCGGGCGACATCGTGGCACTCGGGGGAAAACTGACGCGATTCGGGCGCACCCTGCAAATAGTACACCCCGAAATAGAAGTTCTCGCAAACGAAGAAGACGACAATCAGCGGCTACATACCGGACGCATCATCCCCCTGTACTCGACCACATCAAAAATGAAAGCTGACCGCCTCACAGCCCGCGCACTCCGCCGCCTGTTATTCGCCGCGCTACAAGCTGTTGGAGATCAGATCGAAGACCCATTGGACGAAAACATACGCAAACGCTGTGGCCTGATGCGCCTTAGAGACGCAATTGAAAAAATCCATTTCCCAGACACAACAACGGACATAGACACTGCGCGGCAACGCCTATCATTTGACGAAATCTTCTATATCCAGCTTTATCTGGGACAAGCAAAAAAGCTGCGCCAAAGCGCGCCCGGACGCGTACTGACATCCAGCGGCCCCCTGACGCAACAACTCGTAGCGCATTTGCCCTTTGAACTCACACACGCACAAGCACATGCCATTGCAGAAATCGGCCATGACTTACAGCGCCCCGTAGCCATGCATCGCCTGTTACAGGGCGATGTGGGATCCGGCAAAACCCTCGTCGCCCTCCACGCCATATTGTGTGCCACAGACAGCGGCGCGCAGGCCGCCTTAATGGCACCCACAGAGATCCTCGCCGAGCAACACGCCCACACCATTCGGGAACTCGTCGCACCATTGGGCTTAGAAATAGCACTGGTAACAGGACGCATGCCAAAGGCACAACGCACCAGAGTACTGGACGGATTGCGTTCTGGAAAAATAAAAATAGCAGTCGGCACACATGCCCTATTGCAAAACGACATCGCATTTGCCGACCTCGCACTCATAGTCGTCGATGAGCAACATCGCTTTGGCGTGGTCCAGCGCGCCATGTTGCGCGAAAAAGGCAATGCACCCCATCTCCTGGTCATGACCGCCACCCCCATACCCAGATCCCTATCGCTGACTCTGTACGGCGATCTGGACGTCACCATCATCGACGCCCTGCCGCCCGGTCGCATCCCTGTACGCACGGGATGGCGTTATGCACAGGACCGCGCCCGCGCACTGCAATTTCTCCGCAGCGAACTGCAACAAGGACACCAGGCATATATCGTCTATCCACTCGTATCCGAATCCGAAAAAAGCGACCTGCAAGCCGCCACTGCCGCCTTTGAAGACCTGCAACAGGGCGCACTCTCCAACTTCCAACTGGGCTTGTTGCACGGACGGCTAAAACGCGACAAAAAAG harbors:
- a CDS encoding DUF2953 domain-containing protein, with the protein product MLTSILIAIGLILGIPLAILALFIFLPIRAGATGYYRENDYSISGFARGCAGLCGIICYIDKKGIQLRVVIGRWTAWRPGEKPPSATTESEKDTTTKPKRDRPKKSYPTTKPSYWSRLQTLHAKTKQYLDYAADVRPILTRFMKRLSKTIAFRHLELNLELGTDDPAFTGRLFGYVEAFKRIFGKRIRISITPNFIQPRFAGSGSLRLSVYLHRLIFAALALAVRGGLWRAKIWWTERKIRRKAGTAQGPSPTMIL
- the recG gene encoding ATP-dependent DNA helicase RecG; its protein translation is MLSNLNQPLRTLPGIGPKREKVLENAGIATVGDLLLYLPYRYIDRSTEVGIAHLPLEREVTAVGEIVSMQTIPGKRRRFVMTVEDQTGSVACTWFGGIQYLKNAYRAGDIVALGGKLTRFGRTLQIVHPEIEVLANEEDDNQRLHTGRIIPLYSTTSKMKADRLTARALRRLLFAALQAVGDQIEDPLDENIRKRCGLMRLRDAIEKIHFPDTTTDIDTARQRLSFDEIFYIQLYLGQAKKLRQSAPGRVLTSSGPLTQQLVAHLPFELTHAQAHAIAEIGHDLQRPVAMHRLLQGDVGSGKTLVALHAILCATDSGAQAALMAPTEILAEQHAHTIRELVAPLGLEIALVTGRMPKAQRTRVLDGLRSGKIKIAVGTHALLQNDIAFADLALIVVDEQHRFGVVQRAMLREKGNAPHLLVMTATPIPRSLSLTLYGDLDVTIIDALPPGRIPVRTGWRYAQDRARALQFLRSELQQGHQAYIVYPLVSESEKSDLQAATAAFEDLQQGALSNFQLGLLHGRLKRDKKETTMSAFRRGDLDVLVTTTVIEVGVDVPNATVMMVEHAERFGLSQLHQLRGRVGRGQHQSYCILIADPQEGLSDDARERLDAMTRTTDGFEISEADLCIRGPGHIFGTQQAGFPRFHFADLARDSALITAARREAQTLLDHDPNLTAHTVLRRELDATARHDMQIAEAG
- a CDS encoding spore germination protein GerW family protein: MAIEDMVRTMLNELREIVKTETVVGDPVVVGEVTIIPVSKISFGFGAGGGQGKKDDGSSGTGGGGSVQPVAFIVIQKGKAQLLPIEDKSMSIADLLKYAPDLIEKIKAFKDKRKKQKDDEEGDSEEQK